In the Profundibacter amoris genome, ACCGAGGATATGACATTTTCTGCCGGTTCCCTTTCCGGTCTGACACTGAACGGCAATCCGGTTAGCACCGGTGAAAACGGGATCATGTCGGGCGGAACCCTTACAGCCACATTCGAAGTGCGTGATAAGCTGGGTGTTACTGCCCAGAACGATCTGGACGCCGTTGCCCGCGATTTGATCGAACGGTTTCAAGACACTTCTGTCGATTCTTCACTTACTGCACTGGACGCAGGCCTGTTCACAGATGCAGGTGCGTTTTTTAATCCGGCCAACGAACCCGGCATTTCCACACGGCTGTCTATCAATATCAGCGTTGATCCGGAATCCGGCGGTGCCGTCTGGCGTTTGCGGGACGGTATTGGCGCAGCAACACAGGGTGATGTGGGTAATGCCAGCCTGCTGCAAAGCATGTCGGGCGCCCTGACTCGTTCACAGGTTCCGGTATCAGGCAATATCACCGTTGCATCCCGTTCGATGTCCGGGCTGTCTTCCGATTATCTGTCAAAGATCGGTGCGGCCCGTCAATCGGCGGATGCCGATATCGTATTCGCCTCGACCAAGGTGGACATGTTGAAAACGCAGGAACTGCAAAGCGGTGTCGATACGGATTATGAAATGCAGCAGTTGCTGCTTGTCGAGCAATCCTACGCCTCGAATGCGCGGGTGATGCAGACCATTGATGAACTCATTCAAACCCTGTTGAGGATTTAGTCATGAGCTATGTATCTGTCGGTGATATGGCCCAAAGTTTTTCGTTTCGCCGCCAAAGCTTCCAATTGAAAACCAATATTAACCGTCTGGGCAATGAACTTGCCTCTGGTCGGGTTGATGATTTGTCCAAACGGGTATCGGGCGATTTTACTGTTATTTCCGGAATCGAAACCTCGCTGAATACACTGGATGCCTATAGAATGGCCCAGAAAGAAGCCGGACAGTTTGCCGATGCGATGCAAATTTCGCTCGGAGTTGTGCAGGAACAATCGGCCAAAGCAACCTCGACCCTGTTATTAAGCGCAAACGCAGCCAGCCAGACCCAGGTTCAGAATATTGCAACGGATGTCCGGCAACAATTTGATGCCGTGGTCTCGGCTCTGAATACCCAATCGGCGGGGCGCAGCGTATTTGCGGGTACTGCCACGGACAAGCCGGCCATTGCATCTGCATCCTCGATATTGGCGGATTTGCAAGTGGCAATTGCGGGCCAGACAACTGCCGGCGGGGTTGCTTCGGTGGTTGATGATTGGTTCAATCTGGCCGGCGGCGGGTTTGAAACCTCGGGCTATCAGGGGTCAACTACTGCCTTGTCGGCCTTTGATATCGGCGCGGGGCAACAGGCGGATATGTCGATAACCGCGGCTGATCCCACATTTCGCGAGACATTGAAAAATCTGGCTCTGGCCGCACTGGTTTCCGAGGGTGCCCTTGTTGGCGATCTGCCTGGGCAGGCAGAGTTGTTGGAGCGTGCAGGGGACGGTTTGCTATCCATTGCGGATGCGCAAACCAGCATGCGCGCAAATCTGGGGTCGGTTCAAGCGCAAATCGAACTGGTTTCGGTACAAACCACGTCGGAAATATCGGGGCTGGAAATAACCCGGACTGGGTTGTTGTCAGTTGATCCGTATACAGCCGCCAGCGAATTGGAACAGGCCCAGACACAACTTGAAACGCTTTATGCATTAACTTCGCGGATGTCGCGGATGAACCTTGTGGATTTCCTGAGATGATAAAACAGCTGTTTGCCTGCATATTTACTTTTGCCCTGATATCCACGGCCGCCGTTTCAGGTCCGATCCGGATAAAGGACCTGGTCGAATTTGACGGGGTCCGGGGCAATGACTTGATCGGTTACGGGTTGGTTGTCGGGTTGAACGGTACCGGCGATGGTATCCGGAATGCACCCTTTACCGAAGAAATCATGTCCAATATTCTGGAACGTCTGGGCGTGAATATTACCGGCGAACAATTCCGCCCCAAGAACGTGGCGGCTGTGTTTGTCACAGCAAACCTGCCTGCCTTTGCACGGGCGGGTGGGCGAATTGATGTAACGGTATCAGCTATTGGTGATGCCAAAAGCCTGTTGGGCGGAACTTTGATTATGACCCCGTTAAATGCGGCAGATGGTCAGATATATGCGGTAGGTCAAGGTACCGTAATTGCTGGCGGCGTTTCGGCAACCGGAGATGCGGGGGGTGTTGTGCAAGGGGTGCCAACATCGGGGGTTATCCCGTCCGGCGCCTATATTGAACGCGAGATTGACTTTGACTTTGGGGCTTTGGCGCAGATCCGTCTGGCATTGCGGACACCGGATTTTACCACGGCGGAACGGATTGAGCGCGCGATCAACAAAATGTTTGGTCGTGGGGTGGCGGTGATGCTGGATGCGGGAACGGTTCAACTGGATATCAAAGCCACGCGGCAGGCGTCTGCGGCACATGCAATTTCAAAGATCGAGAATATTTTGGTCGAACCGCAACGCAAGGCACGGGTGGTGGTTGATCAGCGTTCGGGCACGATCGTTTTGGGGGAAGATGTACGTATCTCGCGGGTTGCTGTTTCGCAAGGAAATCTGACATTGCGGATCGAAGAGCAGCCAATGGTGGTGCAGCCCAACCCATTCGCCGCTGGTGAAAGCGTTGTGGTGCCGCGCACCAATGCCTCTATTCAGGAAGAGCCGGGGATCGGGTTGGCCGAACTGTCCGAAGGAACTTCACTATCCGAAGTGATTGCGGGTTTGAATGCGTTGGGGGTTTCGCCCCGCGATATGATCGATATACTGAAAAGCATCAAAGCCGCAGGTGCCTTGCATGCCGAGTTTATCGTGCGCTAATTTCTAACCCAGATCAGGTATGCCCAGAGGTGCGAGTGCTGATCCCGGTTAGAAATAGCTTCTGACCAAGGCGCTGGAAATCAGGGTCCATCCATCGGCGACCACAAAGAAGGCCAGTTTGAAGGGAAGCGATACAATTGCAGGTGGCACCATCATCATCCCCATCGACATTAGAATGGCTGCGACCACAAGGTCGATGATTAGAAACGGCAGAAAAACCAGAAAACCGATTTCAAAGGCACGGGCAATTTCCGACAAAAGGAAGGATGGCACCAGCAGCGAAAGCGGCTGGGCAGCGGTTTCACCGGTTAGCCGGGCATCGGGCCGCAAGGCGACAAGAGATTCAAATGTGTCGGGATCGATACGGTTGGCCATAAAGTGACGGAACGGGGCAATTACCTTGGTAAAGGCTTGTTCGACATTGATCTGGTCGTTGATCAGCGGGTCGATTCCGCTGGTCCAGGCCTCGGTGAAAACCGGCTCCATCACGAAATAGGTCAGGAACATCGCGAGGCTGATAATCAGCATATTTGGCGGGGATTGCTGCAATCCTATGGCCTGCCGCAGGATGGACAGAACGGTGACGATAAATGGAAAACAGGTCAGCATGATGGCCAGACCCGGTACAATGCTAAGGACTGTGATCAACAACAAAAGCTGAATGCTACGAGCCGAGATCGAGCTGCTATCGCCCAGTGAAATTGAAATTTCCTGTGCAACGGCAGGCATGGCAATCATGGTTAACGAAATTGCGGTGAGTCCAAGTAACAGGCGAATAGGGGTGCTAATTTTCATGGTTTACAGGCCGTCTTGCAGGTTTACGACTTCGGTCAGGCGAACGGCCAACTGGCCAGCTTGATCGCCATCCAGTTCTTGCAATTCACCGCGCGCGATCAGGCGATCGCCAACATAAAGTTCAACCGGATCCTCGATTTTTTTGTCCAGCGGCAAAACCGCGTCCTGTTCCAGCTGCAACAGCTCTTTGATTTTCGGACGGGCTTTGCCAACAGAAATGGTTATTTCAATTGGCACCTGGGTAAACGGGTTCTGGCCGTCGGCGGGCATATCTGTCGCGGTATCATCCATTGATTGCTACCTTTTGCTGTTGTGTAAAGAAGCCTTCGACCAATTGGGAAAACCCGGCCAGAACGCTTGTCAGATCGATCTGCTTTTCGGTTTCGCTAAATCTTATGTAGGCCAGACCCTCGGCCATTGTCGGCTCCTCGACAATATTGACATCAAGGGCGGTCTGATCCTCTAGAAGCCGTTCAAGAGCAGGGCGGTTGGCCGGCGAAATTACAATTTCAAACTCGGCGATGGTTCGATCCGCAGCGGCGGAAAGAACCTCGTCCACAATGGATTGTGGCAGGGTTTCCTGTGCCAACCTGGGCAAAACTTTGGATACCATTTCGGTGAACAGTGGTTTTAACGAACCTAGAATCTGGTTTCGGGCTTCGTGATAGGTAAACGAAAGCTCCTGAAGGTTGCGGGCAAAATCGGCCGCCACGCGATATTGCTCTTCGATCTGGGCTGCGGTGGCATCGTCCCAGCCGGCCTTGTACCCTTGTTCATAGGCTTCTAACCGGTGTTCCTCGAAACTGGTTTCCAAAGTAAGCTTTGGGTCGTTTGAAACTATGGTCGTGTTGAATTCTTCCAGAGGAAAGACAGCCATCAAACCGTTTCCCCTTTGTCTTCCATCCAGCCGCGCAGAACCTCGACTGTTTCGTCCTGACGTTCCTCGATCAGTTCTTTCAGACGGGTGACGGGATCATTTGATGATCCGCCCATGTTGCCGGCCGTGGCAAAACCACCCAGCTGGGCTGTGCCCATATCAGGCATGTCAAAATCGGTTATCGTAGCCATTGCCGGCGGGTTGAAACTGCCATCGTCGATTTCGCCCGTCAGGGCAGGCAAGGTGGCCGGGTTCGAATTGCCGAAATCGTCCGGGAATGGAGCAGGCGGGGTTGAGCCCGCCGGAGCTGGCAGTTCAGCCATGCTGGATGCGGGCTTGCTGTTCAGGATCGGGCGCACCACAAACAGGCCAAGGACAAGGGCGACAACCCCCAGAACAACCAGTTGAATAATTGTCATGATATTCAATTTCATGGACTGAAGGAATGAGGGTGCAGCCACGCTGCCCTGCTCGGCAATCGGTTCGAATTGCATGGTTTTCAGGGTAATCACATCGCCGCGGGTTTCATCAAATCCGACAGCAGCGGCCACCAGATCGTGCAGCCCTGCCATCTCTTCTTCGCTGCGAGGCACAAAAACCTCGGTGCCGGTATCATCGACTTGCAGGGTGCCATCAATCAGAACAGCTACCGTCAGACGTTTGATTGCCCCCGGGGATTTCACAATCTCCCGTTGGGTTTCCGAGACTTCGTAATTCACCCTCTCGTGGGTTTCGCTGTTCTGGCTGGAGGAGTTGGCATTGCGACTGCCATCCCCTTCCGGCAAATTGCTGGCCACTGTAACCGCCCCGCCGCGCGCATCTTCCGAGGCAGTTGTGCGTTCTTCGGTGTCGGTGCTGATCACCACGCGCGAATCAGGATCAAACGTGCGTTCTGTGATCGATTCCCGATCAGTTACGGTTTCAACGCTGACTTCGACCACTGCATTACCGTAACCAACGCGCGCCTCAAGCAGGCGTTCAACGTTTTTCTTCAGTTCGGCGGCGCGGTTTTCGCTGCTGCTTTGGCCCGTCGCCGCATCATCCGCCCCCATGATCAGCCCGCCCTGGGAATCAATGATGGCCACATCTTCGGGCTTTAACCCCGCCACTGCCGAGGCAACAAGGAATTTAAGTGCTTTTGCATGTGAAGCCGAAAGCGACCCCGACGTGGTGGTCACCGTGACCGACGCTGTTTCCTTTACCTGCCGCCGAAAGGGTTGCAGGGACGGGCTGGCGATATGCACGCGCGCGCTGCGGATCATCGGGCTGGATATAATCGTGCGGGCCAGCTCGCCCTCTTTGGCGCGCCAATAGGCGGCGTCGAACATTTGCGATGTGGTGCCGAATCCCGACAGCGAATCAAGCAGTTCATAGCCAGCGGAATTATTTGCTGGCAACCCTTCGCTGGCCAGCGTCATGCGCAATTCGTCTCGACGCGCGCTATCGACAAAGATCGTTCCGCCGCGCACCTCGTAAGAGACGCCCTGTTGTTCCAGTTTCGCCACCACCTCGCCCGCGGCGCTGCTTTCCAGGCCTGCATATAAGAGTGACATGCCGGGGGCCGCTGCCATGCGCGACAGTCCTATGACTGCCGCAAACATTGCAAGGGTGGCAAGCACCACGATCACCCGGCGGCGTGGTTCCAGTGCAGACCAGACAGACAGTAGCTGTTGCAAGACGATTCTCCGAATATTCGTTGGGCGTTTTGCCCATGCGTCGCCTTATGTTTCGTCGAACAGGCTTAATAATCGGTTAGCTCCTGACGTTTATTAGGGAGGGGATGAAAAAAACCGGTGAGAACATGGCAGACGAAGAAGAAGTCGAAGAAGAAGGTTCGAAGAAAAAGTCGAAAATGCCTTTGATTATTGGGCTTGTGCTGGCTTTGGCCGGTGGGGGTGGCGGGTTTTATGCGGTGCAGTCGGGCATGCTTTTTGGCAGTCACGAGGAGGCCGCAGCCGATTCGCATGTAGAGGCAGAACCAATGCCGAATGTGGTTTTTGTGCCGGTGGACCCGTTGATTATCAATCTGGGCGGGCGGTCCAGAAACCAGTTTTTGCGGTTCCGCTCGTCGCTGGAAGTGGACGGCGCATACGAGGCCGAGGTAACAGCGTTATTGCCGCGGGTTCTGGACATTCTGAACGGTTATTTGCGGGCTGTGGATGTGAAAGATCTGGAAGATCCCAGTGCCCTGATCCGCCTGCGTGCCCAGATGCTGCGGCGGATTCAGACGGTCACCGGCGAGGGGCAGGTGAAGGATCTGCTGATCATGGAATTTGTGCTGAACTAGGAGGGTGCGATGACACTTATTGCCGATATATTACTGGTCGCGGGCGCCCTTGGGGCGGCGTTCTATTGTATGATTTTGTCGCGGCGTTTGAACAGGTTCAACGATCTGGAAAACGGTGTCGGCGGTGCAGTGGCCGTGTTGGCTGTTCAGGTTGATGACATGACCAAAACACTGGAACAGGCACGAATTGCGGCAGGGGAATCGACAGAATCCCTCAAGTCATTGACCAGCAAGGCCGAGGATGTGGCCAAGCGGCTGGAGCTGTTGATGGCCTCGATGCATGATTTACCGGAACCTTCAGCGCCGCCAGCGCCTGAACCTGCCGAGGACAGCATGCAAGAGGCAGTTTTTCTGCGGCATCAGGATAGGGTTGTGGAGGCAGCAGAATGACAAGAAAACAAGTCAAGAACAAGCGATCACGCAAGGCGGGTCGCGGGGTTTTATTCCTGATCACGGGGTTCTTTCTGGCTTCGGGCCTGTTGCGGTTAGGGTCTGGAACCGGCAGCGCAATAGCGCGGGAAGTGCAGGCGATAAGCCATTCCGGATCCCAACAGGAAGAAGCAGAGACCGTCGCGCCCGCTGCTTGCGAAACCGGCGAAGGTATTGGCGAATTGCTGGCTGCGTTGAAAAACCGTGAGGCACGGGTTGCTGCGCAAGAGGCAGCATTGGTTGACCGGATGCAGGTTTTGGCGGCGGCTGAAGAAGGGGCCAAAAGGAACCTTGATGCATTGAGTGCAGCCGAGCAGAAATTAAGGGCAACAATGGCGCTGGCCGACAGTGCGGCCGAGGATGATCTATCGCGCCTGACCAGTGTATACGAGAATATGAAAGCCAAGGACGCCGCCAAATTATTCGAGGAAATGGATCCGCAGTTTTCCGCCGGATTTCTGGGCCGGATGCGCCCCGATGCAGCGGCAGCTATTTTTGCGGGTATGACCCCGGCCAAGGCCTATTCCATCAGTGTGATACTGGCAGGCAGAAATGCAGAAGTTCCGACAGAAAAGTGAGAGATTCTTAATCCTAATCCGTCAAGTTCGAAATTGGCAGTACGGATAATTGGGAGATTGCTAGATGATCGGCATAATCGGGATAGTTGTAATTCTCGTCATGGTTTTTGGCGCATATCTTGCTGCAGGCGGCAAGATGGGCATCATTCTTCATGCCGCTCCGTTCGAGTTAACTATGATCTTGGGTGCCGGTATTGGCGCATTGATCATCTCCAGTGATATAGCGGCGATTAAACACACATTCAAAGGTTTGGGCAAGGTATTCAAAGGCCCGGTTTGGCAGCATAGTGACTATCGTGATTTGTTGTGTCTTTTGTTTGAGTTGATCCGTTTCGCCAGGCAAAACCCGGTCGGGCTTGAGGAACATATCGAAGCACCTGATGAATCGACAATATTCACGCGATATCCCAAAATCCTGACAGACAAAGAGGCGATCGCGCTAATCTGCGATACGCTTCGTTCGGCCTCTATGAATTATGATGATCCGCATCAGGTGGAAGAAGTACTTGAAAAACGTATCGATGAGAATTTCCATCATTCAATGCATCCTAGTCATTCCTTGCAAGGGTTGGCTGACGGGCTTCCGGCGCTCGGTATTGTGGCGGCTGTTTTGGGGATTATTAAAACCATGGGTTCTTTGGATCAGCCACCGGAAATTCTGGGTGAACTTATCGGTGGTGCATTGGTAGGAACATTTCTGGGGGTGTTCATGGCCTATGGTCTGGTAGGGCCCTTCGCCACAAAAATCAAATCTGTGGTTGAGGAAGATGCCCATTTCTACAAGCTTATTCGCGAGGTTTTGGTTGCCAACCTGCATAACCACGCAACCAATATTTGTATTGAAGTCGGGCGTCAGAATACCCCAACCCATAGTCGACCCAGCTTCGGTGAACTGGAAGAGGCATTGAAAGAAGTGAAACAGGGGGCGGCATGATAAGGTTGATCCTGATCCTGCTTCTGCTCTGCCTTCCAATCGGAGCTACTGCGCAAAAAATCGTTGTACGATCGGGAGAGCACGGGGATTTTTCTCGTCTGGCTTTTTCGTTTTTGACTCCGGTTGAATGGAAGATGGGGCGTGTTTCTGGCGGGTATGAAATTCGCTTGAAGGGCAATGGAAATGTCATTGATACCTCCAGTATTTTCCGGCGAATTCCCCGTGACAGAATTAAGGATATTTCCGTATCCGAGGATAAATCCATCATTACTTTGACAGTAGATTGCGCCTGCCATGCGGATGCATTTGAATTCAGGCCGGGGTTGCTGGTTGTGGATATTAAAGATGGATTACCCGCCCAGAACAGCCCTTTTGAAACAGCATTTTCCGCAGATGAAACCGGTGCGGCCATTACAGAAGAAATGGTGGTGACGATTGCGGATGAAGCGGTAAAAGATGCGGATGAAACCGGTAAAGAAAGTGAATTAATAACCGAGGATGTTTCTACAATAGATCAAGAAGCTGAACCCGTGTCATTGCCTGTGCCAGCTTACTCTTCATCGTTCACAAGTGGGCTTGCTTTGAGACCGGAAGTTGGGTCCGAAAATTCTGAACGAATTACAATGATGCAATCGGAAATGCTACGCCAGATTGGTCGCGCTGCAGCGCAGGGGTTGCTAGAGGCAAATCTACCGGAGCCAATTCATGAACCAAAGCCGACAGATACACATGAATCGATGGTTGACCCCTCTGAAACACAACAGGAAGCTCCAAAGGAGCCAACGGCTCAGGCACATATCAACATTCATATTGAGAATAGTGTTGATCGTGAAATTGCAAGATTGCTTCCCAGGGAAACTGATCCCGGGGATGGTGAGTCCTGTTTGGGAAGTGATATGGTTAATGTGGTGGAATGGGGCGGCGAAGATGCAGTTTGGGAACAGATTTCCCAACAGCGGCGTAAATTGTCTGGTGAATTTGACAAAGTAAATCCTGTGGCGGCCGAAGCTCTTGCAAAAGCATATATTTATGCGGGGTTTGGTGCCGAAGCATTGCAAATAATTGACAGTTTTGATGTTGACCCCGAAACAGCGCTAATCCTGAAAGATATAGCGCGGATCGTCGATGGTTTGCCGCCGCAGCCAAACGGGGCGCTTCAGGGGCAGGCCGCGTGTGATTCAGAAGTTGCGCTTTGGGCCGTGTTGGCTTTGGCGGAATTGTCTAAAGGAACAGATGTAAACCGACCAAGGGTCATTGCAACCTTTTCGGAATTACCATTGCATTTGCGGCGGTTTCTGGGACCAAAACTGGCCGAGATGTTTTTGGAAATCGGGGATATTGAAACCGCAACGGCAATCAGAAATGCGATTGCACGGGCCCCGGGCGATGCCGGCGACGAGTTTCGTCTGATGGAAGCACATTTTGAGCAAGAACGCGGACATTATGATACAGCGGAACAAACACTTGAAGAGATTGCAACGGATAAC is a window encoding:
- a CDS encoding flagellin → MSYVSVGDMAQSFSFRRQSFQLKTNINRLGNELASGRVDDLSKRVSGDFTVISGIETSLNTLDAYRMAQKEAGQFADAMQISLGVVQEQSAKATSTLLLSANAASQTQVQNIATDVRQQFDAVVSALNTQSAGRSVFAGTATDKPAIASASSILADLQVAIAGQTTAGGVASVVDDWFNLAGGGFETSGYQGSTTALSAFDIGAGQQADMSITAADPTFRETLKNLALAALVSEGALVGDLPGQAELLERAGDGLLSIADAQTSMRANLGSVQAQIELVSVQTTSEISGLEITRTGLLSVDPYTAASELEQAQTQLETLYALTSRMSRMNLVDFLR
- a CDS encoding flagellar basal body P-ring protein FlgI, translated to MIKQLFACIFTFALISTAAVSGPIRIKDLVEFDGVRGNDLIGYGLVVGLNGTGDGIRNAPFTEEIMSNILERLGVNITGEQFRPKNVAAVFVTANLPAFARAGGRIDVTVSAIGDAKSLLGGTLIMTPLNAADGQIYAVGQGTVIAGGVSATGDAGGVVQGVPTSGVIPSGAYIEREIDFDFGALAQIRLALRTPDFTTAERIERAINKMFGRGVAVMLDAGTVQLDIKATRQASAAHAISKIENILVEPQRKARVVVDQRSGTIVLGEDVRISRVAVSQGNLTLRIEEQPMVVQPNPFAAGESVVVPRTNASIQEEPGIGLAELSEGTSLSEVIAGLNALGVSPRDMIDILKSIKAAGALHAEFIVR
- the fliP gene encoding flagellar type III secretion system pore protein FliP (The bacterial flagellar biogenesis protein FliP forms a type III secretion system (T3SS)-type pore required for flagellar assembly.), which translates into the protein MKISTPIRLLLGLTAISLTMIAMPAVAQEISISLGDSSSISARSIQLLLLITVLSIVPGLAIMLTCFPFIVTVLSILRQAIGLQQSPPNMLIISLAMFLTYFVMEPVFTEAWTSGIDPLINDQINVEQAFTKVIAPFRHFMANRIDPDTFESLVALRPDARLTGETAAQPLSLLVPSFLLSEIARAFEIGFLVFLPFLIIDLVVAAILMSMGMMMVPPAIVSLPFKLAFFVVADGWTLISSALVRSYF
- a CDS encoding FliM/FliN family flagellar motor switch protein, yielding MDDTATDMPADGQNPFTQVPIEITISVGKARPKIKELLQLEQDAVLPLDKKIEDPVELYVGDRLIARGELQELDGDQAGQLAVRLTEVVNLQDGL
- a CDS encoding FliH/SctL family protein, whose translation is MAVFPLEEFNTTIVSNDPKLTLETSFEEHRLEAYEQGYKAGWDDATAAQIEEQYRVAADFARNLQELSFTYHEARNQILGSLKPLFTEMVSKVLPRLAQETLPQSIVDEVLSAAADRTIAEFEIVISPANRPALERLLEDQTALDVNIVEEPTMAEGLAYIRFSETEKQIDLTSVLAGFSQLVEGFFTQQQKVAING
- the fliF gene encoding flagellar basal-body MS-ring/collar protein FliF yields the protein MQQLLSVWSALEPRRRVIVVLATLAMFAAVIGLSRMAAAPGMSLLYAGLESSAAGEVVAKLEQQGVSYEVRGGTIFVDSARRDELRMTLASEGLPANNSAGYELLDSLSGFGTTSQMFDAAYWRAKEGELARTIISSPMIRSARVHIASPSLQPFRRQVKETASVTVTTTSGSLSASHAKALKFLVASAVAGLKPEDVAIIDSQGGLIMGADDAATGQSSSENRAAELKKNVERLLEARVGYGNAVVEVSVETVTDRESITERTFDPDSRVVISTDTEERTTASEDARGGAVTVASNLPEGDGSRNANSSSQNSETHERVNYEVSETQREIVKSPGAIKRLTVAVLIDGTLQVDDTGTEVFVPRSEEEMAGLHDLVAAAVGFDETRGDVITLKTMQFEPIAEQGSVAAPSFLQSMKLNIMTIIQLVVLGVVALVLGLFVVRPILNSKPASSMAELPAPAGSTPPAPFPDDFGNSNPATLPALTGEIDDGSFNPPAMATITDFDMPDMGTAQLGGFATAGNMGGSSNDPVTRLKELIEERQDETVEVLRGWMEDKGETV
- a CDS encoding flagellar basal body-associated FliL family protein; translation: MADEEEVEEEGSKKKSKMPLIIGLVLALAGGGGGFYAVQSGMLFGSHEEAAADSHVEAEPMPNVVFVPVDPLIINLGGRSRNQFLRFRSSLEVDGAYEAEVTALLPRVLDILNGYLRAVDVKDLEDPSALIRLRAQMLRRIQTVTGEGQVKDLLIMEFVLN
- a CDS encoding MotE family protein; the protein is MTRKQVKNKRSRKAGRGVLFLITGFFLASGLLRLGSGTGSAIAREVQAISHSGSQQEEAETVAPAACETGEGIGELLAALKNREARVAAQEAALVDRMQVLAAAEEGAKRNLDALSAAEQKLRATMALADSAAEDDLSRLTSVYENMKAKDAAKLFEEMDPQFSAGFLGRMRPDAAAAIFAGMTPAKAYSISVILAGRNAEVPTEK
- the motA gene encoding flagellar motor stator protein MotA is translated as MIGIIGIVVILVMVFGAYLAAGGKMGIILHAAPFELTMILGAGIGALIISSDIAAIKHTFKGLGKVFKGPVWQHSDYRDLLCLLFELIRFARQNPVGLEEHIEAPDESTIFTRYPKILTDKEAIALICDTLRSASMNYDDPHQVEEVLEKRIDENFHHSMHPSHSLQGLADGLPALGIVAAVLGIIKTMGSLDQPPEILGELIGGALVGTFLGVFMAYGLVGPFATKIKSVVEEDAHFYKLIREVLVANLHNHATNICIEVGRQNTPTHSRPSFGELEEALKEVKQGAA